In one window of Enoplosus armatus isolate fEnoArm2 chromosome 7, fEnoArm2.hap1, whole genome shotgun sequence DNA:
- the kita gene encoding mast/stem cell growth factor receptor kita — protein MEYHWILLSVFLQLTFHPGNTKPTITPADPYIVVELNKAFELRCQGVKEMQWQREDRPKVRGEKKVDGMSTLHIPRAQPVHMGRYICLEERSKEQASIYVYVKDPDNPFRKSMVFNILTREGDTASIPCLATDPSLDNLRLETCSRRALASGLQFSASLEQGIIIHNTQKAYEGCYVCTGRLREEYVRSHDYYLTVRPVPVAPPVIEMQAPKRVILTRNESLSLTCNTTNVNGEIQLKWAPPPGSGAVWYPQQPAKVDSASRILTEHFTHVRSVTLHIATVRPQDAGRYRCEAENEKGVSSQSVWLDVYEKGFINLTPANNRTIQVRSGESLTLNIDIEAYPRPHTFSWSFMGHELRNTTDHVITTHSHEYRYSSELRLVRLKVSEGGVYTFQASNGDASVNHTFTIFVISKPEIVSHEGPVDGQVRCVAEGFPAPRITWYYCEQPYARCSQQVNATQEEHNVITVTLFSPMFGKTEVESRMNISRGRFSTLECVATVEGEQAYTLFSISERTVPHDLFSPLLIGSVSAAGILCLVLIMLFYKYMQKPKYQIQWKVIEGIHGNNYVYIDPTQLPYDHQWEFPRNNLRFGKTLGSGAFGKVVEATAYGLSKADSVMTVAVKMLKSSAHSTEKEALMSELKVLSYLGNHMNIVNLLGACTVGGPTLVITEYCCFGDLLNFLRRKRESFICFKLEEDCYYRNVMPQRDAAGDSLNGYMTMRPSAAGNLPFSSSSEKRRSLRKGGSYVEADAESEMFDEDGLSLDTEDLLSFSYQVAKGMEFLASKNCIHRDLAARNILLTQGRVAKICDFGLARDITTDSNYVVKGNARLPVKWMSPESIFECVYTFESDVWSYGILLWEIFSLGNSPYPGMPVDAKFYKLIKEGYRMDAPEFAPSEMYQIMRSCWDADPFNRPPFRKVVERIEQQLSDATKHIYLNFSSKIPVTPRDREEPSSQSAAFHHLNSAGSNSTPTQPLLVQHEVFLEGTTLRAHRV, from the exons GCAACACCAAGCCCACTATCACCCCTGCCGACCCCTATATTGTCGTGGAGCTCAACAAAGCCTTCGAGCTGCGTTGCCAGGGTGTGAAGGAGATGCAGTGGCAGCGAGAGGACCGGCCGAAGGTGCGCGGGGAGAAAAAGGTCGACGGGATGTCGACACTGCACATCCCCAGAGCTCAGCCTGTCCACATGGGCCGCTACATCTGCCTGGAGGAGCGCTCCAAGGAGCAAGCCTCCATTTATGTCTATGTGAAAG ATCCTGACAATCCTTTCAGAAAATCAATGGTGTTCAACATTCTCACTCGCGAGGGAGACACTGCTTCCATCCCCTGCCTGGCAACTGATCCAAGTCTGGACAACCTGCGCCTGGAAACATGTTCCAGGAGAGCCCTGGCCTCTGGTCTGCAGTTTTCCGCGAGCCTGGAGCAAGGCATCATCATCCACAACACACAAAAGGCCTACGAAGGTTGCTATGTGTGCACGGGAAGACTCAGGGAAGAGTACGTCAGATCACATGACTACTACCTGACAGTAAGACCAG TCCCTGTTGCTCCTCCTGTGATTGAGATGCAGGCACCCAAAAGAGTGATTCTTACCCGGAATGAGAGCCTCTCCCTCACCTGCAACACCACCAACGTCAATGGAGAAATCCAGCTAAAGTGGGCCCCCCCACCTGGCTCG GGTGCCGTCTGGTATCCACAGCAACCAGCAAAGGTTGACAGTGCTTCACGTATCCTGACGGAGCACTTCACCCACGTGCGCAGCGTCACCTTGCACATCGCGACGGTCCGACCTCAAGACGCCGGGAGGTACCGATGTGAAGCTGAGAATGAAAAGGGGGTCAGCTCGCAGTCAGTGTGGCTTGATGTTTATG aaaaaggATTCATCAACTTAACACCTGCAAACAACAGAACGATCCAGGTGCGATCCGGCGAGAGTTTGACCCTAAATATTGACATTGAGGCTTACCCGAGGCCGCACACCTTTTCCTGGAGCTTCATGGGCCACGAGCTGAGGAACACCACCGACCACGTCATCACCACACACAGCCATGAATACAG GTACAGCAGTGAGCTGAGGCTGGTGCGACTGAAAGTGTCAGAAGGTGGAGTCTACACCTTTCAAGCCTCCAACGGCGACGCATCAGTGAACCACACATTCACCATCTTTGTGATCA GTAAACCTGAGATCGTATCTCATGAGGGTCCAGTGGATGGGCAGGTACGCTGTGTGGCAGAGGGGTTCCCTGCCCCGCGGATCACCTGGTACTACTGCGAGCAGCCCTATGCCAG GTGCTCCCAACAGGTGAATGCCACCCAGGAGGAGCACAATGTCATCACCGTCACACTGTTCAGCCCCATGTTTGGGAAGACGGAGGTGGAGAGTCGGATGAACATCAGCCGGGGACGGTTCAGCACTCTGGAGTGTGTGGCTACGGTGGAGGGAGAGCAGGCCTACACACTCTTTTCTATCAGCG aGAGAACTGTTCCCCACGATCTGTTCAGCCCTCTGCTAATTGGCTCTGTATCAGCAGCAGGCATCCTCTGTCTCGTCCTTATCATGCTGTTCTACAAGTACATGCAG AAACCCAAATACCAGATTCAGTGGAAAGTTATCGAGGGCATCCATGGAAACAACTATGTTTACATTGACCCCACCCAGCTACCATACGATCACCAGTGGGAGTTTCCTCGAAACAACTTGCGTTTTG GGAAGACGCTGGGATCTGGTGCGTTCGGAAAAGTGGTGGAAGCCACTGCATATGGACTCTCCAAAGCAGATTCAGTCATGACGGTGGCTGTGAAAATGCTCAAAT CAAGCGCTCACTCCACGGAGAAAGAGGCACTGATGTCTGAGCTGAAAGTCCTCAGTTACTTGGGAAACCACATGAATATTGTCAACCTGCTGGGAGCCTGCACTGTTGGAG GCCCGACACTGGTGATCACAGAGTACTGCTGCTTTGGAGACCTCCTTAACTTTCTACGAAGAAAGAGGGAATCCTTCATCTGCTTTAAGCTTGAGGAGGACTGCTACTACCGCAACGTCATGCCGCAGAGAGATGCAGCTGG TGACAGCTTGAACGGCTACATGACCATGAGGCCTTCTGCTGCTGGCAACCTGCCGTTCAGCTCATCCTCCGAGAAGAGACGCTCACTACGCAAAG GTGGCTCCTACGTTGAAGCAGATGCCGAGAGTGAGATGTTCGACGAGGACGGTCTGTCTCTAGACACCGAAGACCTTCTCAGCTTCTCATACCAAGTGGCCAAAGGCATGGAGTTCTTAGCCTCCAAAAAT TGTATCCACAGAGACCTGGCTGCCAGAAATATCCTTCTGACTCAAGGGAGAGTGGCAAAGATCTGTGATTTTGGCCTGGCCCGAGACATCACCACGGACTCCAACTATGTCGTCAAAGGCAAC GCTCGTCTGCCAGTGAAATGGATGTCTCCGGAAAGtatctttgagtgtgtgtacacGTTTGAGAGTGACGTCTGGTCCTATGGCATCTTGCTTTGGGAAATCTTCTCACTAG GAAACAGTCCATATCCTGGCATGCCTGTGGATGCCAAGTTCTACAAACTGATAAAAGAAGGATACAGAATGGATGCCCCAGAGTTTGCACCCAGTGAAAT GTATCAGATTATGAGGTCCTGCTGGGACGCTGACCCCTTCAACAGACCCCCCTTCAGGAAGGTCGTGGAGAGGATTGAACAGCAGCTATCAGATGCCACTAAGCAT ATTTATCTGAACTTCAGCTCCAAGATTCCTGTGACGCCCAGAGACAGGGAGGAGCCCAGTTCTCAGAGCGCTGCGTTTCACCATCTCAACTCAGCTGGCAGTAACAGCACTCCGACCCAGCCCTTACTGGTCCAGCACGAGGTCTTCCTGGAGGGTACAACCCTCAGAGCCCATCGGGTGTAA